A genomic window from Caldicellulosiruptor kronotskyensis 2002 includes:
- the yidD gene encoding membrane protein insertion efficiency factor YidD, whose product MRVKNYILLTLKFLIRFYQKFISPLKLVPSCRFYPTCSEYTLQAIEKYGFYGLWLGFKRIIKCHPFHPGGYDPLK is encoded by the coding sequence ATGAGAGTAAAAAATTATATTTTACTAACATTAAAATTTTTGATAAGATTTTATCAGAAGTTTATATCGCCACTTAAATTAGTGCCAAGCTGCAGGTTTTACCCAACATGTTCTGAGTATACATTGCAGGCAATTGAAAAGTATGGATTTTACGGACTGTGGCTGGGATTTAAGAGAATTATAAAGTGTCATCCGTTTCATCCCGGTGGATATGACCCTTTGAAGTAG
- the rnpA gene encoding ribonuclease P protein component — MNKFYSLKKNDEFEACIKRGRFAVQEKVVVYSLKNGLSISRFGISMSAKLGKATARNRFKRIVRAWILENMDKIKQGFDIVVIARKIKDDKIKAREIHLKDFKDDLEKAFKRLRLLKEE; from the coding sequence TTTGAAGCGTGCATAAAAAGAGGAAGGTTTGCGGTTCAAGAAAAGGTTGTTGTGTATTCATTGAAGAACGGGCTTTCAATTAGCAGGTTTGGGATTTCAATGTCTGCAAAGCTTGGCAAAGCCACAGCGCGAAATCGGTTTAAAAGGATTGTACGGGCATGGATTTTAGAAAACATGGATAAAATCAAACAGGGGTTTGACATTGTGGTGATTGCGAGAAAGATTAAAGATGACAAAATAAAGGCAAGAGAGATTCATTTAAAAGATTTTAAAGATGACCTTGAAAAGGCTTTTAAAAGATTGAGGCTTTTGAAAGAGGAATGA